A single window of Gossypium arboreum isolate Shixiya-1 chromosome 13, ASM2569848v2, whole genome shotgun sequence DNA harbors:
- the LOC108479636 gene encoding immune-associated nucleotide-binding protein 9, which yields MMGGSAIDDDWEFTSPSNGIKTVVLVGRTGNGKSATGNSILGKKSFKSRASSSGVTSSCELQKTVLKDGQILNVIDTPGLFDFSAGSEFIGKEIVKCIDLAKDGIHAVLVVFSVRTRFSQEEEAALRSLQTLFGSKIVNYMIVVFTGGDELEENEETLEDYLGRECPQPLKDILGLCGNRLVLFDNKTKDETKRVTQVQDLLTLVNMVIEQNGGQPYTDELFAELKKGATKLRDQQEVVAALKGYSKREISEFKEQIERSYEEQLMRITEMVESKLKETTVRLEQQLAEEQAARLKAEELAQLAQMKSNDEIRKLRENLERAEKETEELRKQAARCAIL from the exons ATGATGGGTGGAAGTGCAATAGATGATGATTGGGAGTTCACCTCACCTTCCAATGGTATTAAGACTGTGGTTCTAGTTGGACGTACCGGCAATGGGAAAAGTGCAACTGGCAATAGCATTCTTGGAAAAAAATCCTTCAAATCAAGGGCTAGCTCATCTGGGGTTACTAGTTCTTGTGAATTGCAGAAAACAGTGCTTAAAGATGGGCAAATTTTAAATGTCATTGATACTCCTG GGTTGTTTGATTTCTCAGCTGGATCTGAATTCATTGGAAAAGAAATTGTCAAATGTATTGATCTTGCCAAGGATGGAATCCATGCAGttcttgttgttttctcagtTAGGACCCGCTTTTCACAAGAAGAGGAAGCTGCATTGCGTAGTTTGCAGACTTTATTTGGTAGCAAAATTGTTAACTACATGATTGTAGTGTTTACTGGTGGGGATGAACTGGAAGAAAACGAGGAAACATTGGAAGATTATTTGGGCCGCGAGTGCCCACAGCCATTAAAG GACATTCTAGGTCTTTGTGGAAACCGACTTGTACTTTTTGACAACAAGACTAAGGATGAAACCAAGAGAGTGACACAAGTTCAGGATCTTCTCACACTTGTGAACATGGTCATAGAACAGAATGGTGGGCAACCATATACTGATGAGTTGTTTGCGGAACTGAAG AAAGGGGCAACTAAACTTCGTGATCAACAAGAAGTGGTTGCTGCTCTAAAGGGCTACTCCAAGCGAGAAATATCCGAATTTAAGGAGCAGATTGAAAGATCATATGAAGAGCAGCTTATGCGAATTACTGAAATG GTTGAGTCAAAGCTGAAGGAGACAACTGTCAGGTTGGAGCAGCAGTTAGCAGAGGAGCAGGCAGCACGGCTGAAGGCGGAAGAGTTGGCACAGTTAgctcaaatgaaatcaaatgatGAAATCCGGAAGCTTCGAGAGAATCTAGAAAGAGCAGAGAAAGAGACAGAGGAGCTCCGCAAGCAAGCTGCTCGGTGTGCCATCCTGTGA